Proteins found in one Falsirhodobacter algicola genomic segment:
- a CDS encoding histidine phosphotransferase family protein, which translates to MTEISDLSTLIGSRICHDLINPIGAIGNGMELLAMTGVPASPEMTLMSESIAHASARIRFLRIAFGAPAEAPIGVAEIRSILGAMNGRITIDWQPGAVSRTEARILFLLIQCMETALAYGGSITITSERSLHAEARRLRDAPWELLTEGTGDLTAATVQFALARSAIAAAGGTPSLTRSEGGIAIAF; encoded by the coding sequence ATGACTGAAATTTCCGATCTGAGCACATTGATCGGTTCGCGTATCTGTCATGACCTTATCAACCCGATCGGCGCGATCGGCAACGGGATGGAGCTTCTGGCGATGACGGGCGTGCCCGCCAGCCCCGAGATGACGCTGATGTCCGAAAGCATCGCCCATGCCAGCGCCCGCATCCGTTTCCTGCGCATCGCCTTCGGTGCCCCGGCCGAGGCCCCGATCGGCGTGGCCGAGATCCGGTCGATCCTTGGCGCGATGAACGGCCGCATCACCATCGACTGGCAGCCCGGTGCCGTCAGCCGGACCGAGGCGCGGATCCTGTTCCTGCTGATCCAGTGCATGGAAACCGCGCTCGCCTATGGCGGCAGCATTACCATCACGTCCGAGCGCAGCCTTCATGCCGAAGCGCGGCGCCTGCGGGATGCGCCATGGGAACTGCTGACCGAAGGGACGGGCGATCTGACCGCCGCGACCGTGCAGTTTGCGCTGGCCCGCAGCGCCATCGCCGCGGCGGGCGGGACCCCCTCGCTGACCCGGTCCGAGGGGGGTATCGCCATCGCCTTCTAG
- the proB gene encoding glutamate 5-kinase has product MAALIPDLRTARRLVIKIGSALLVDRDCGLRQDWLHALALDVAEVKARGTDVILVSSGSIALGRGVLHLGYGSLPLEQSQAAAAVGQIQLARAYEEALAPHGITTGQVLMTLDDTSDRRRYLNSRATLEMLLGLGVVPIVNENDTVATDEIRFGDNDRLAAQIAVTVGADQLVLLSDVDGFYSANPKEDPTAHRFDVVDAITPAIEAMAGDPVSGLSKGGMKTKLMAAKTAVAAGCAMAITEGSVERPLKALMDGAACTWFVAQDDPQAARKRWINAMKPRGQVHVDTGAAQALAAGKSLLPAGVTAVSGAFGRGDPVEILSPEGEVLGRGLTRYTSTEARAIIGHRSGEIEEILGYAGRAALVHRDDMVI; this is encoded by the coding sequence GTGGCAGCCTTGATCCCCGATCTGCGCACGGCACGACGGCTGGTCATCAAGATCGGCTCCGCCCTTCTGGTGGATCGCGACTGCGGCTTGCGTCAGGATTGGCTGCACGCCCTCGCGCTCGATGTGGCCGAGGTGAAGGCCCGGGGCACGGATGTGATCCTCGTGTCCTCCGGCTCCATCGCGCTTGGTCGAGGGGTGCTGCATCTCGGCTACGGCTCGCTTCCGCTGGAACAGAGCCAAGCCGCTGCGGCGGTCGGTCAGATCCAGCTTGCCCGCGCCTATGAGGAGGCGCTTGCCCCGCATGGCATCACCACCGGGCAGGTGTTGATGACGCTGGACGACACCTCGGACCGGCGGCGATATCTGAACAGCCGCGCCACGCTGGAGATGCTGCTGGGCCTTGGCGTGGTGCCGATCGTCAACGAGAACGACACCGTCGCCACCGACGAAATCCGTTTCGGCGACAACGACCGTCTGGCCGCGCAGATCGCCGTGACGGTGGGCGCCGATCAACTGGTGCTGCTGTCGGATGTGGACGGTTTCTATTCCGCGAACCCCAAGGAAGATCCGACCGCCCACCGCTTCGACGTGGTGGACGCGATCACCCCCGCGATCGAGGCGATGGCGGGCGATCCGGTGTCGGGCCTTTCCAAGGGCGGGATGAAGACAAAGCTGATGGCGGCCAAGACGGCGGTGGCCGCGGGCTGCGCCATGGCAATCACCGAAGGGTCGGTGGAACGCCCGCTGAAGGCGCTGATGGATGGGGCCGCCTGCACATGGTTCGTGGCGCAGGACGATCCGCAGGCCGCGCGCAAACGCTGGATCAACGCGATGAAACCGCGCGGGCAGGTGCATGTCGATACCGGGGCCGCGCAGGCGCTTGCGGCGGGCAAGTCGCTGCTTCCGGCCGGCGTCACGGCGGTGAGCGGGGCCTTCGGCCGCGGCGATCCGGTGGAGATCCTGTCCCCCGAGGGGGAGGTGCTGGGCCGCGGGCTGACGCGCTATACCTCCACCGAGGCGCGGGCGATCATCGGGCACCGCTCGGGCGAGATCGAAGAGATACTGGGCTATGCCGGGCGCGCCGCGCTCGTGCACAGGGATGACATGGTGATCTGA
- a CDS encoding GNAT family N-acetyltransferase, with amino-acid sequence MTLDIADPIPVIGTDRFHLRPVRRSDTGLLGHYASDLRVARMTSRIPHPMPPGAIEAFVTRAMNPSCEEAIWVMDGSSTELGEVLGIISLTKMDRGQSEIGYWVAPAFWNTGLASEAVAALVAANPLGNTAIFASVFQDNPGSARVLTNNGFVYLGDAETFSVSRNAHVATWTYIRKL; translated from the coding sequence ATGACGCTCGACATCGCTGATCCGATCCCGGTGATCGGCACGGACCGTTTCCACCTGCGCCCGGTTCGCCGGTCGGATACCGGTCTGCTGGGGCATTACGCAAGCGATCTGCGGGTGGCGCGCATGACAAGCCGCATTCCCCACCCGATGCCGCCCGGCGCGATCGAGGCGTTCGTCACCCGCGCCATGAATCCCAGCTGCGAAGAGGCGATCTGGGTCATGGACGGCTCCTCGACCGAACTCGGCGAGGTGCTGGGCATCATCAGTCTGACGAAGATGGATCGCGGCCAGTCCGAAATCGGATATTGGGTCGCGCCGGCGTTCTGGAACACGGGCCTTGCGTCCGAGGCGGTGGCGGCATTGGTGGCTGCGAACCCGCTGGGAAACACGGCGATCTTCGCCTCGGTGTTTCAGGACAATCCGGGGTCGGCGCGGGTTCTGACGAACAACGGCTTCGTCTATCTTGGCGATGCGGAGACGTTCTCCGTCTCGCGCAATGCCCATGTCGCAACGTGGACCTATATCCGCAAGCTCTGA
- the rpmA gene encoding 50S ribosomal protein L27, with protein MAHKKAGGSSRNGRDSAGRRLGVKLYGGQAVIAGNIIVRQRGTTWFPGEGVGMGKDHTIFATREGAVSFKKGLKGRTFISVLPVAEAAE; from the coding sequence ATGGCACACAAGAAAGCAGGCGGCTCGTCCCGCAACGGTCGCGACTCCGCCGGTCGCCGCCTTGGCGTGAAGCTCTACGGTGGCCAAGCGGTCATCGCGGGCAACATCATCGTGCGTCAGCGCGGCACCACCTGGTTCCCGGGTGAGGGCGTCGGCATGGGCAAGGATCACACGATCTTCGCCACGCGCGAAGGCGCCGTGTCGTTCAAGAAAGGCCTCAAGGGCCGCACCTTCATTTCGGTCCTCCCGGTGGCGGAGGCCGCTGAGTAA
- a CDS encoding glutamate-5-semialdehyde dehydrogenase — protein MDDAAVADLMQAIGAKARAAAAELAFAPVEAKRRALLAAADAVHAGQDAILAANAADVEAAKARGISGAFLDRLILDAGRIAGVEGALRDIAAQDDPVGQVIAEWDRPNGLNIRRVRTPLGVVGVIYESRPNVTADAGALCLKAGNAVILRGGSESAQSSAAIHACLQAGLVAAGLPKDAIQLVPVQDRAAVAEMLRMNEHIDVIVPRGGKGLVGLVQREARVPVFAHLEGINHVYVDGAADPAKAMAVVVNSKARRVGVCGAAECLLIDRAFGAGADLVRGLQEAGIEVRAEGALAELPGVVPAQEEDFGQEFLAPVIALREVDGVDGAIAHIRRFGSGHTDAVVTEDAAVAARFFQRLDSAILLQNASTQFADGGEFGMGGEIGIATGKMHARGPVGAEQLTSFKYLVTGDGTVRP, from the coding sequence ATGGACGACGCAGCGGTGGCGGATCTGATGCAGGCGATCGGCGCTAAGGCGCGGGCGGCGGCGGCGGAGCTGGCCTTCGCGCCAGTCGAGGCCAAGCGCCGTGCCCTGCTGGCCGCCGCCGATGCCGTCCATGCGGGGCAGGACGCGATCCTTGCCGCCAATGCCGCCGATGTGGAGGCCGCGAAGGCCCGCGGCATTTCCGGCGCCTTCCTCGATCGTTTGATCCTCGATGCAGGGCGCATCGCCGGGGTGGAAGGCGCGCTGCGCGACATCGCGGCGCAGGACGATCCCGTAGGGCAGGTGATCGCAGAATGGGACCGCCCGAACGGGCTGAACATCCGCCGCGTCCGCACGCCCCTTGGCGTGGTCGGCGTCATCTATGAAAGCCGTCCGAATGTCACCGCCGATGCGGGCGCGCTGTGCCTGAAGGCCGGCAATGCCGTGATCCTGCGCGGCGGCAGCGAAAGCGCGCAGTCCTCGGCGGCGATCCATGCCTGCCTACAGGCGGGGCTGGTCGCGGCGGGGCTGCCGAAGGATGCCATCCAGCTCGTTCCCGTGCAGGACCGCGCGGCGGTGGCCGAAATGCTCCGCATGAACGAGCATATCGACGTCATCGTGCCGCGCGGGGGCAAGGGCCTCGTCGGTCTGGTCCAGCGCGAGGCGCGGGTGCCGGTCTTTGCGCATCTGGAGGGGATCAACCACGTCTATGTCGATGGGGCGGCCGATCCGGCCAAGGCGATGGCGGTGGTCGTGAACTCCAAGGCGCGGCGGGTCGGGGTTTGCGGTGCGGCGGAATGTCTGCTGATCGACCGCGCCTTTGGCGCCGGGGCCGATCTGGTGCGCGGCCTTCAGGAGGCGGGGATCGAGGTGCGGGCCGAAGGCGCGCTGGCTGAATTGCCCGGCGTCGTTCCGGCGCAGGAGGAGGATTTCGGCCAAGAATTCCTCGCCCCCGTCATCGCCCTGCGGGAGGTGGACGGCGTGGACGGCGCGATTGCGCATATCCGCCGCTTCGGCTCGGGCCATACCGATGCGGTCGTGACCGAGGATGCGGCCGTGGCGGCGCGGTTCTTCCAGCGGCTCGATTCGGCCATTCTGCTGCAGAACGCCTCCACGCAGTTCGCCGACGGGGGTGAATTCGGGATGGGCGGAGAGATCGGGATCGCGACGGGCAAGATGCACGCGCGCGGCCCCGTGGGGGCCGAGCAGCTGACGAGCTTCAAATACCTCGTGACCGGCGATGGAACGGTCCGCCCCTAG
- the obgE gene encoding GTPase ObgE produces the protein MKFLDLCKVYIRSGGGGSGCVSFRREKFIEFGGPDGGDGGNGGSVWAEAVDGLNTLIDFRYQQHFFAKTGQQGMGSQRTGKTGDDIVLRVPVGTEIIDEDEESVLADLTRVGQRVLLAKGGNGGWGNLRFKSSTNRAPARANPGQPGVERTIWLRLKLIADSGLVGLPNAGKSTFISAVSNARPKIADYPFTTLVPNLGVVGVDGKEFVMADIPGLIEGASEGRGLGTQFLAHVERCAVLLHLVDGTSETVLEDYQTIVTELEAYADELGDKPRIVALNKADALDEDTIQMWREGLEEASGGPVHVISGAANKGLQDVLRAIHAQIEAAKAVDDDPAPWQP, from the coding sequence ATGAAGTTCCTCGATCTCTGCAAGGTCTATATCCGCTCGGGCGGCGGCGGGTCCGGCTGCGTCAGCTTCCGGCGCGAGAAGTTCATCGAATTCGGCGGCCCGGATGGCGGGGATGGCGGCAATGGCGGCTCGGTCTGGGCCGAGGCGGTGGATGGGCTGAACACTCTGATCGACTTCCGCTATCAGCAGCACTTCTTCGCCAAGACCGGTCAGCAAGGCATGGGCAGCCAGCGCACCGGCAAGACCGGCGACGACATCGTGCTGCGCGTGCCCGTCGGAACCGAGATCATCGACGAGGACGAGGAATCGGTCCTTGCCGACCTGACGCGGGTGGGGCAGCGCGTGCTGCTGGCCAAGGGCGGCAATGGCGGCTGGGGCAACCTGCGGTTCAAATCCTCGACCAACCGGGCACCGGCGCGGGCGAACCCGGGCCAGCCGGGGGTGGAGCGGACGATCTGGCTTCGTCTGAAGCTGATTGCGGATTCGGGCCTTGTCGGGCTTCCGAATGCGGGCAAATCCACCTTTATCTCCGCCGTGTCGAACGCCCGCCCGAAGATTGCGGATTACCCCTTCACCACGCTGGTTCCGAACCTCGGCGTCGTGGGTGTGGACGGCAAGGAATTCGTGATGGCCGATATTCCGGGCCTGATCGAAGGGGCGAGCGAGGGGCGCGGCCTTGGAACGCAGTTCCTTGCGCATGTCGAACGCTGCGCCGTGTTGCTGCATCTGGTCGATGGCACGTCCGAAACCGTGCTGGAGGATTACCAGACCATCGTGACCGAGCTGGAGGCCTATGCCGACGAATTGGGCGACAAGCCCCGCATCGTCGCGCTGAACAAGGCCGACGCGCTGGACGAGGATACGATCCAGATGTGGCGCGAGGGGCTTGAAGAGGCTTCGGGCGGGCCGGTTCATGTGATTTCCGGGGCTGCGAACAAAGGCTTGCAGGACGTTCTTCGCGCGATACATGCGCAGATCGAGGCGGCGAAAGCGGTCGATGACGACCCCGCGCCGTGGCAGCCTTGA